Proteins from a genomic interval of Candidatus Paceibacterota bacterium:
- the thrS gene encoding threonine--tRNA ligase, with translation MDQNNKEQLEHVRHTLAHLLASAVLEIYPDAKPTIGPAVDNGFYYDFEFSKPIVAEDLKDIEKKMRKTLPSWKEIKGQEISADDARKLFKDNPYKLELIEEIVSKNEPITVYTAGSTSPTPNSQLPTSSFTDLCRGGHSENPAKEIASDSFKLNRIAGAYWRGSEKNKMLTRIYGLSFNTKQELDEYETMVKEAEKRDHRKLGKEMDIFEFDDDVGPGLPLWLPNGGAMIEALEALAKETEFKMNYVRVRTPHIAKDSMYIRSGHLPYYEESMFPPMEYEGGKYYMKAMNCPHHHKIFGSRMRSYRELPLRLAEYGTCYRHEKSGELFGLMRVRTMQMNDAHIYCTEEQFASEFRAVNDMYIKYFQIFGVKKYIMRFSTHDPKRLGEKFVNEPELWKKTEDMVRKVLVDSNIPFIEVPNEAAFYGPKIDVQVWSAIGREFTLATNQVDFAVPKRFDLVYTDKDGTAKTPLCIHRAPLGTHERFIGFLIEHYGGNFPLWLAPIQVKVIPVAEAHLETAKKMNDMLRNEMVRSEVDMSNDGFGKKIRNAKTSKIPYFIIIGDKDMTANKVTLESRDHGQIGQLDAEEVLKKIVEEIKERK, from the coding sequence ATGGACCAAAATAACAAGGAACAACTAGAACATGTTCGCCACACTCTCGCTCATCTCTTGGCTTCGGCGGTATTAGAGATATACCCCGATGCAAAACCAACCATTGGTCCAGCTGTAGACAACGGATTCTATTACGACTTTGAATTTTCAAAACCTATCGTTGCTGAAGATTTGAAAGATATAGAAAAAAAGATGAGAAAAACTCTTCCTTCTTGGAAAGAAATAAAAGGTCAAGAAATCTCAGCTGATGATGCTCGTAAATTATTCAAAGACAATCCATACAAATTAGAACTCATTGAAGAGATTGTCTCCAAAAACGAACCTATAACCGTTTACACTGCCGGCTCCACTTCTCCAACTCCCAACTCCCAACTCCCAACTTCTTCCTTCACCGACCTCTGTCGTGGTGGTCATTCAGAAAATCCAGCCAAAGAGATCGCTTCCGACTCATTCAAACTAAATCGTATCGCCGGTGCTTATTGGCGTGGCAGTGAGAAAAATAAAATGCTCACACGTATTTACGGTTTATCTTTCAATACGAAACAAGAACTAGACGAATACGAAACAATGGTCAAAGAAGCTGAAAAAAGAGATCACCGCAAACTAGGTAAAGAAATGGATATCTTTGAATTTGACGATGATGTAGGACCTGGACTCCCTCTCTGGCTTCCAAATGGCGGAGCAATGATAGAGGCTTTGGAAGCACTAGCCAAAGAGACTGAATTTAAGATGAATTATGTTCGAGTCAGAACTCCTCATATAGCAAAGGATTCAATGTATATAAGAAGTGGTCACTTACCATATTACGAAGAGAGTATGTTCCCTCCTATGGAATATGAAGGTGGAAAATATTATATGAAGGCCATGAATTGCCCTCATCATCACAAAATCTTCGGTTCAAGGATGAGAAGTTATCGAGAATTACCTCTACGTTTGGCAGAATACGGAACATGTTATCGCCACGAAAAAAGTGGTGAACTCTTTGGTCTCATGCGTGTACGAACAATGCAAATGAACGATGCACATATTTATTGCACCGAAGAACAATTTGCTAGTGAATTCCGAGCAGTGAACGACATGTATATCAAATACTTCCAGATCTTTGGTGTAAAAAAATACATCATGCGTTTTTCAACTCACGATCCAAAAAGACTCGGTGAAAAATTCGTCAATGAACCTGAGCTATGGAAAAAGACGGAAGATATGGTACGCAAAGTGCTGGTTGATTCTAATATTCCATTTATAGAAGTACCGAACGAGGCCGCTTTCTATGGACCAAAGATTGACGTGCAAGTCTGGAGTGCTATCGGTCGTGAATTCACTCTAGCAACCAATCAAGTAGACTTCGCCGTACCAAAACGTTTTGACCTTGTATATACAGACAAAGATGGCACTGCCAAGACACCTCTTTGTATTCACCGTGCTCCACTCGGTACTCACGAACGCTTCATCGGCTTCCTTATAGAGCACTACGGTGGCAATTTCCCTCTTTGGTTGGCTCCGATCCAAGTCAAAGTTATTCCTGTTGCTGAAGCTCACCTTGAAACAGCAAAGAAAATGAATGACATGTTGCGCAATGAAATGGTTCGTTCAGAAGTAGATATGTCCAATGACGGCTTTGGTAAAAAGATCAGAAATGCCAAGACTTCAAAAATTCCTTACTTTATTATCATCGGCGACAAAGATATGACTGCAAATAAAGTGACTTTAGAAAGTCGTGATCATGGTCAAATCGGTCAACTAGATGCTGAGGAAGTTTTGAAAAAGATTGTAGAAGAAATTAAAGAGAGAAAATAA